A genomic window from Slackia heliotrinireducens DSM 20476 includes:
- a CDS encoding YgiQ family radical SAM protein: MKHNGKRHSQHEHANPSQRDGRRSSRSGQRPRSGDLRDSQDESHRSGDHDRGRDRTQRDRDRTGNRATQRDRDRSGNRASQRNRNRAGSGNRARKPQAAAAQCPKQPAKPQPVPHTRDESEFLPMTMEAARARGWDQVDFVYVCGDAYVDHPSFGMAIITRVLEHAGYKVGIIAQPDWRDPASVSVFGEPRLGFMVSSGNMDSMVNHYTVAKKKRHNDAFTPGGEFGHRPNHAVVVYSNLIRQTYKTTPIILGGVEASLRRLAHYDYWSDKMKRSILMDSGADIISYGMGERSIVEIADALASGLSVRDITFIDGTVFRTDSLDEVYDYELLPSWDDLQADKLNYARSFKVQYENADPIRGRRLVEPYPNHQFAVQNPPTLPLTTAEMDEVYALPYARAWHPSYDDAGGVPALAEVKFSLASNRGCFGECSFCALTFHQGRIVSARSHESILAEARDMIADPDFKGYIHDVGGPTADFRAPACDKQLKAGACKHRRCMTPHICPRMKVDHSDLVSLLRKLRALPGVKKVFLRSGIRFDYVVADSDPTFMRELCRHHISGQLRVAPEHVSDAVLAAMGKPENSVYQEFISLYERENAKTGKKQFVVPYLMSSHPGSTLKEAVELAEYCRDLGYMPEQVQDFYPTPSTISTCMYYTGVDPRTMEPIYTPKSAHDKAMQRALIQYRDPKNYDLVVEALRRAGRTDLIGFGKNCLVRPRKKK, encoded by the coding sequence ATGAAACACAACGGGAAACGACATAGCCAACACGAGCACGCAAACCCGTCCCAGCGGGATGGAAGGCGCAGCTCGCGCTCGGGACAGCGGCCCCGCTCCGGAGATCTTCGCGATTCGCAGGACGAAAGCCACCGCTCCGGCGACCACGACCGAGGCCGCGACCGCACCCAGCGCGACCGGGACCGCACCGGGAACCGCGCCACCCAGCGTGACAGGGACCGCTCCGGCAACCGCGCTTCCCAACGCAACCGCAACCGAGCCGGCTCCGGCAACCGCGCCCGCAAGCCGCAGGCCGCAGCCGCCCAGTGCCCGAAGCAGCCCGCCAAGCCGCAGCCCGTTCCCCACACCCGCGACGAGTCCGAATTCCTGCCCATGACCATGGAAGCCGCACGCGCCCGCGGCTGGGACCAGGTCGACTTCGTGTACGTGTGCGGCGACGCCTACGTGGACCACCCCTCCTTCGGCATGGCCATCATCACGCGCGTCCTCGAGCACGCCGGCTACAAGGTGGGCATCATCGCCCAGCCCGATTGGCGCGACCCAGCCTCCGTTTCCGTATTCGGCGAACCGCGCCTCGGATTCATGGTTTCATCAGGCAATATGGACTCCATGGTCAACCACTACACCGTCGCCAAAAAGAAGCGCCACAACGATGCCTTCACCCCCGGCGGCGAATTCGGCCACCGCCCGAACCACGCCGTGGTGGTCTACTCGAACCTCATCCGCCAGACCTACAAGACCACGCCCATCATCCTGGGCGGCGTCGAGGCCAGCCTGCGCCGCCTGGCCCATTACGACTACTGGTCCGACAAGATGAAGCGGTCCATCCTCATGGACTCCGGCGCCGACATCATCTCCTACGGCATGGGCGAACGCTCCATCGTCGAAATCGCCGACGCGCTGGCCTCGGGCCTGTCCGTGCGGGACATCACGTTCATCGACGGCACGGTCTTCCGCACCGACTCGCTGGACGAAGTGTACGACTACGAGCTTCTGCCCAGCTGGGACGACCTGCAAGCCGACAAGCTCAACTACGCCCGCAGCTTCAAAGTGCAGTACGAAAACGCCGACCCCATCCGCGGCCGGCGCCTGGTGGAGCCCTATCCAAACCACCAGTTCGCGGTGCAGAACCCGCCCACGCTGCCGCTGACCACCGCCGAGATGGACGAAGTGTACGCCCTGCCCTACGCCCGCGCATGGCACCCGTCCTACGACGACGCCGGCGGCGTGCCCGCCCTGGCCGAGGTCAAGTTCTCCCTGGCCAGCAACCGCGGCTGCTTCGGCGAATGCTCCTTCTGCGCGCTCACCTTCCACCAGGGGCGCATCGTGTCGGCCCGCAGCCACGAATCCATCCTGGCTGAGGCCCGCGACATGATCGCCGACCCCGACTTCAAGGGCTACATCCACGACGTGGGCGGCCCCACCGCGGACTTCCGCGCGCCCGCCTGCGACAAGCAGCTCAAAGCCGGCGCCTGCAAGCACCGGCGCTGCATGACGCCGCACATCTGCCCCCGCATGAAGGTGGACCATTCCGACCTGGTCAGCCTGCTGCGCAAGCTGCGCGCCCTGCCCGGCGTGAAGAAGGTGTTCCTGCGTTCGGGCATCCGTTTCGACTACGTGGTGGCCGATTCCGACCCCACCTTCATGCGCGAGCTCTGCCGCCACCACATCTCCGGCCAGCTCCGCGTGGCGCCCGAACACGTATCCGATGCGGTTCTCGCGGCCATGGGCAAGCCCGAAAACTCCGTCTACCAGGAGTTCATCAGCTTGTACGAACGCGAGAACGCCAAAACCGGCAAGAAGCAGTTCGTGGTGCCCTACCTGATGTCGTCGCACCCTGGCTCCACCCTTAAAGAAGCCGTCGAGCTGGCGGAATACTGCCGCGACCTGGGATACATGCCCGAACAGGTGCAGGACTTCTACCCCACCCCGTCGACGATTTCTACCTGCATGTACTACACCGGTGTGGACCCGCGGACCATGGAGCCCATCTACACCCCGAAATCCGCCCACGACAAGGCCATGCAGCGCGCGCTCATCCAGTACCGCGACCCCAAGAACTACGACCTGGTGGTCGAGGCGCTTCGCCGCGCCGGCCGCACCGACCTCATCGGTTTCGGAAAGAACTGCCTGGTCCGCCCCCGAAAAAAGAAGTAG
- a CDS encoding ADP-ribosylglycohydrolase family protein — MNEQLKAGVYGAAIGDALGVPYEFMTRDTFTCTDMVGHGTHDQEPGTWSDDTSMMIACADSIRANQGAIDVKDIRQRFNLWRNDACYTPDGVVFDCGITVSNALRRGRGMDGERDNGNGSLMRILPLAFADAADSQIGKVSAITHAHEQSKLACIMYVHIARDLARGMSAAEAVDANAVFGEPFDRIPRIAELGRADIKSSGYVLHTLEASLWCLLNTSTYEDCVLEAVNLGSDTDTTACVAGGLAGILYGLDGIPSAWIDTLRRKDLIDSCLW; from the coding sequence ATGAACGAACAGCTGAAGGCAGGCGTATACGGAGCGGCCATCGGAGACGCGCTGGGCGTGCCGTACGAATTCATGACGCGCGACACGTTCACCTGCACCGACATGGTCGGCCACGGAACCCATGACCAAGAGCCCGGCACCTGGTCGGACGACACGTCCATGATGATCGCCTGCGCCGACAGCATCCGCGCGAACCAGGGCGCCATCGACGTGAAGGACATTCGCCAGCGCTTCAACCTGTGGCGAAACGACGCGTGCTACACCCCCGACGGCGTGGTCTTCGACTGCGGCATCACCGTGTCCAACGCGCTGCGGCGCGGCCGCGGCATGGACGGCGAGCGAGACAACGGCAACGGGTCGCTCATGCGCATCCTGCCGCTGGCGTTTGCCGATGCCGCGGATTCGCAGATCGGGAAGGTGTCCGCCATCACCCACGCACATGAGCAGTCCAAGCTGGCATGCATCATGTACGTGCATATCGCGCGCGACCTGGCCCGCGGCATGTCTGCCGCCGAGGCCGTGGACGCCAACGCCGTCTTCGGCGAGCCCTTCGATCGCATCCCGCGCATCGCCGAACTGGGCCGCGCCGACATCAAGTCCAGCGGATACGTGCTGCACACGCTGGAGGCTTCGCTGTGGTGCCTGCTGAACACATCCACGTATGAGGACTGCGTGCTGGAGGCCGTCAACCTGGGCAGCGACACCGACACCACCGCATGCGTGGCGGGTGGCCTGGCCGGCATCCTCTACGGCCTCGACGGCATCCCCTCAGCGTGGATCGACACCCTCCGCCGCAAAGACCTCATCGACTCCTGCCTGTGGTAA
- a CDS encoding NYN domain-containing protein, translating into MEDLKIALLIDGDNVSANYIGSILDELTETGTTTIKRIYGDWTRPEMRSWRDQLLGRSVQPVQQFSNVSGKNATDSALIIDAMDILYGRDVDAFCIVSSDSDFTRLASRLTESGKVVIGMGEEKTPDAFRNACTKFVNLENLSSASNGDDESSGHGTASATLKGVEHVIAKVIRDNENRGRVTQLSEVGNRLSKKYPDFDVRSFGYSYLSRMIEDMPRFVLTRTDTKVTVSISQDQATQVTEQVKAFILTTVGEHKNKRMGVSELSNKVYEAFPGFKLKDSGYSQISKLVASIDGMSVESGRNNKKYAVVLTDE; encoded by the coding sequence ATGGAAGACCTTAAAATCGCGCTGCTGATCGACGGCGACAACGTGTCCGCCAACTACATCGGCAGCATCTTAGACGAGCTTACCGAAACCGGCACCACCACCATCAAGCGCATCTACGGCGACTGGACCAGGCCCGAGATGCGTTCCTGGCGCGACCAGCTGCTGGGTCGCTCGGTGCAGCCCGTGCAACAGTTCTCCAACGTGTCCGGCAAAAACGCCACCGACTCGGCGCTGATCATCGACGCCATGGACATCCTGTACGGCCGCGACGTGGACGCCTTCTGCATCGTGTCCAGCGACTCCGACTTCACACGCCTGGCCAGCCGGCTGACCGAATCCGGCAAGGTGGTCATCGGCATGGGGGAGGAGAAGACCCCGGACGCCTTCCGCAACGCCTGCACCAAGTTCGTCAACCTTGAGAACCTGAGCAGCGCCTCCAACGGCGACGACGAGTCGTCGGGGCACGGCACGGCGTCGGCCACGCTCAAGGGCGTGGAGCACGTGATCGCCAAGGTGATCCGCGACAACGAGAACCGCGGCCGCGTGACGCAGCTGAGCGAGGTGGGCAACCGCCTGTCCAAGAAGTACCCCGACTTCGACGTGCGGTCCTTCGGGTACTCGTACCTGTCCCGCATGATCGAGGACATGCCGCGCTTCGTGCTGACCCGCACCGACACCAAGGTGACGGTGTCCATTTCGCAGGACCAGGCCACGCAGGTCACCGAGCAGGTCAAAGCGTTCATCCTGACCACGGTGGGCGAGCACAAGAACAAGCGCATGGGCGTCAGCGAGCTGTCCAACAAGGTGTACGAGGCGTTCCCTGGCTTCAAGCTGAAGGATTCGGGCTACTCGCAGATTTCCAAGCTTGTGGCCAGCATCGACGGCATGTCCGTCGAGTCCGGCCGCAACAACAAGAAGTACGCCGTGGTCCTGACCGACGAATAA
- a CDS encoding PIN domain-containing protein produces MIRILVDTNVILDFMLKRNDFDSARWLLIFSKMNDYELWVSSSQIADLHYATSNRGNRRYAEQARAALLHLRKFVNVVSVGQREVDLALDSQWDDFEDSLVHQAAVSIGANVLVTRNLADFERSSIPAMTPEAFFTWMEERHGVYYAEMIRAH; encoded by the coding sequence ATGATTCGCATACTTGTGGATACGAACGTCATTCTGGATTTCATGCTGAAGCGCAACGACTTCGACTCCGCGCGCTGGCTGCTCATCTTCTCGAAGATGAATGACTACGAGCTGTGGGTGAGCTCCTCCCAGATAGCCGATTTGCATTACGCCACAAGCAACCGCGGCAACCGACGCTACGCCGAGCAGGCCCGAGCCGCCCTGCTGCATCTGCGGAAGTTCGTCAACGTGGTTTCGGTCGGCCAGCGCGAGGTGGACCTGGCGCTCGACTCGCAGTGGGACGACTTCGAAGATTCCCTGGTCCATCAGGCCGCCGTCAGCATCGGCGCGAATGTGCTCGTGACCCGCAACCTTGCCGATTTCGAGCGCTCGTCGATTCCCGCCATGACGCCCGAGGCTTTCTTCACCTGGATGGAGGAACGACACGGCGTCTATTACGCCGAGATGATTCGCGCCCATTGA
- a CDS encoding protease complex subunit PrcB family protein has translation MSSRFCLIAALLAFACTAAALSGCTRADAPSPESESAATESDDRFAANETGDDEEFELDGAGSYVEVVDWQKVDPSEFPELPDPSAAGERGFQYVIDETGGQVFLFVCSGECPSSGYEIAVDDVRAIGADYTVAVTEIEPAVGDVTAQMITYPQVCIVFSYVELPETISVVTADHEHLECTYP, from the coding sequence ATGAGCTCGAGGTTTTGCCTGATTGCCGCGCTGTTGGCGTTCGCGTGCACGGCTGCGGCCCTGTCTGGGTGCACGAGGGCGGACGCGCCTTCCCCCGAGTCCGAATCTGCTGCGACCGAAAGCGATGACAGATTCGCTGCGAACGAAACGGGCGACGACGAGGAGTTCGAACTTGACGGCGCCGGCTCCTATGTGGAGGTCGTCGACTGGCAGAAGGTGGACCCCTCCGAGTTCCCCGAGCTTCCCGACCCTTCCGCAGCAGGTGAGCGCGGGTTCCAATACGTGATCGACGAGACTGGCGGGCAGGTGTTCCTTTTCGTGTGCTCGGGCGAGTGCCCTTCCAGCGGATACGAGATAGCGGTCGACGATGTCCGGGCCATCGGGGCCGACTACACCGTCGCCGTGACGGAGATCGAGCCGGCAGTAGGCGACGTCACCGCCCAAATGATCACGTATCCCCAGGTCTGCATTGTGTTTTCCTACGTGGAGCTTCCCGAGACCATCAGCGTGGTCACTGCCGACCACGAGCACCTCGAGTGCACATACCCCTAG
- a CDS encoding alpha/beta fold hydrolase, with amino-acid sequence MLHEVKFPSFNNRDEVTGWIYVPACEPEGVVQLVHGFGEHSRRYFHMIVALMDAGFIVAANDHVGHGATAIANDTWGDWGDAGPHTMMEDEKRFKDVVCKKYPDLPYFMFGHSMGSMIARDFSTKYGDELMGVIYCGTTGVFANTRAVREKVDAAVAAGKAHEADPAFVGELFGWMFSRCDEGVKLGNEWICHDPYVQKDHAEDPFDAFTHPCHNISVRDFIDMMLCIEGKEWAEKVPTDLPILLIAGDQDPVGNFGEGVYTCANWLIDTGHDVITQLYPGFRHEIHNYDEIKFDVETTLVEWLTMQL; translated from the coding sequence ATGCTTCACGAAGTCAAGTTCCCGTCTTTCAACAACCGTGACGAAGTGACCGGCTGGATCTATGTGCCGGCCTGCGAGCCCGAAGGCGTGGTGCAGCTGGTGCACGGCTTCGGCGAGCACTCGCGCCGCTACTTCCATATGATCGTGGCGCTTATGGACGCGGGCTTCATCGTCGCGGCCAACGACCATGTGGGCCACGGAGCCACGGCCATCGCCAACGACACCTGGGGCGACTGGGGCGACGCAGGTCCGCACACCATGATGGAGGACGAGAAGCGCTTCAAGGATGTGGTCTGCAAAAAGTATCCTGACCTGCCGTATTTCATGTTCGGGCACTCCATGGGCTCCATGATCGCGCGCGATTTCTCGACCAAGTACGGCGACGAGCTGATGGGCGTCATCTACTGCGGCACCACGGGCGTGTTCGCGAATACCCGCGCCGTGCGCGAGAAAGTGGACGCGGCCGTCGCCGCAGGCAAGGCCCACGAGGCCGACCCGGCGTTCGTCGGCGAGCTGTTCGGCTGGATGTTCAGTCGCTGCGACGAAGGCGTCAAGCTGGGCAACGAGTGGATCTGCCACGACCCCTACGTGCAGAAGGACCACGCCGAAGACCCCTTCGACGCGTTCACACACCCGTGCCACAACATCTCGGTTCGCGACTTTATCGACATGATGCTGTGCATCGAGGGTAAGGAATGGGCCGAGAAGGTGCCGACCGACCTGCCCATCCTGCTGATCGCCGGCGACCAGGATCCCGTGGGCAATTTCGGCGAGGGCGTCTATACCTGCGCGAATTGGCTTATCGACACGGGCCACGACGTCATCACGCAGCTGTATCCGGGCTTCCGCCACGAGATCCACAACTACGACGAGATCAAGTTCGACGTGGAAACCACCCTGGTCGAGTGGCTGACCATGCAGCTGTAG
- a CDS encoding CocE/NonD family hydrolase gives MEPEIIKRDDGKIEIPETFYNGGTVNVIYRPSPEPVDPMKLTLDGLGFYPELNQRSYIEDGLLVDQDVPIKMRDGITLYADLIRPKDQLNDLPCIISWCFYGKRPGDSPKNWQIFGVPPGTASKMTKFEGPDPEYWCNQGYAVLNVDTRGAGNSEGNLVIWGEQDGRDGYDTIEWVAEQPWSNGRVTIFGNSGLCMCQWWIGAEQPPHLTCLGAWEGTSDLYREFICEGGIPAPGFNNFVMSDARGPGYIEDYVQMIKEHPLIDAYWESKIPQVEKIKVPVYCTAGWSHLHLRGSLNAFRKIRSPKKWLRVHRDFEWPDTYSWWNLEDLKRFYDRYMKDIHNGWEMTPKVRIEVIDAYDYDFQVNRPETSFPIKRTEYKKLYLDASNGSLNDEPIAVEASASYDGNTGETCFDITFTEDVELTGYMKLHAWVAAPDHDDADIFLTVLKLDEEGEWIPTNVLGEPHPGAWGKIRVSHRELDEDLSSDFQPVMAHRRELKLAPGEIVPIDVEFYPHSRIWHAGQQLRLRFAGRYIREGWFEPFSWETDNVGETVVYTGGQYDSYLQVPVIPPKYQTKGGYVYR, from the coding sequence ATGGAGCCTGAGATTATCAAACGCGATGACGGTAAAATCGAGATTCCCGAGACCTTCTATAACGGCGGCACCGTGAACGTCATCTATCGTCCTAGCCCCGAGCCCGTGGACCCGATGAAACTCACTCTTGACGGCTTGGGATTCTATCCTGAGCTCAACCAGCGTAGTTACATCGAGGACGGTCTGTTGGTCGATCAGGACGTTCCCATCAAGATGCGCGATGGCATTACCCTGTATGCCGACCTCATCCGTCCGAAAGATCAGCTTAACGACCTGCCGTGCATTATCTCCTGGTGCTTCTATGGCAAGCGTCCCGGCGATTCGCCCAAGAACTGGCAGATTTTCGGCGTACCTCCTGGAACGGCTTCCAAGATGACTAAGTTTGAAGGCCCTGACCCGGAGTATTGGTGCAATCAGGGTTACGCTGTGCTGAACGTCGACACCCGCGGCGCTGGCAACTCAGAGGGCAATCTGGTCATCTGGGGCGAGCAGGACGGCCGCGATGGCTACGATACCATCGAATGGGTCGCCGAGCAGCCCTGGTCCAACGGCCGCGTCACCATCTTCGGCAACTCCGGTCTGTGCATGTGCCAGTGGTGGATCGGCGCCGAGCAGCCGCCGCATCTGACCTGCCTGGGCGCATGGGAAGGCACGTCCGATCTGTACCGTGAGTTCATCTGCGAGGGAGGCATTCCGGCTCCTGGCTTCAACAACTTCGTCATGAGCGACGCCCGCGGCCCGGGATACATCGAGGACTACGTCCAGATGATCAAGGAGCATCCGCTGATCGATGCATATTGGGAGTCCAAGATTCCGCAGGTCGAGAAAATCAAGGTTCCCGTCTATTGCACCGCAGGCTGGAGCCACCTGCATCTGCGCGGTTCTCTGAATGCCTTCCGTAAGATTCGCTCTCCCAAGAAGTGGTTACGCGTGCATCGCGACTTCGAGTGGCCTGACACCTATTCCTGGTGGAACCTTGAGGACCTCAAACGTTTCTACGACCGCTACATGAAGGACATCCACAACGGTTGGGAGATGACTCCGAAGGTCCGCATCGAGGTTATAGATGCCTATGATTATGACTTCCAGGTCAATCGTCCCGAGACGTCGTTCCCCATCAAACGCACCGAGTACAAGAAGCTGTACCTGGACGCCAGTAACGGCAGCTTGAACGACGAACCGATTGCGGTCGAAGCCTCTGCTTCTTATGACGGCAACACCGGCGAAACCTGTTTCGACATCACGTTCACCGAGGACGTCGAGTTGACCGGCTATATGAAGCTGCATGCCTGGGTGGCTGCGCCCGATCACGACGACGCCGACATTTTCCTGACGGTGCTCAAGTTGGATGAGGAAGGCGAGTGGATTCCCACGAACGTGCTCGGCGAGCCGCATCCCGGCGCCTGGGGAAAGATCCGCGTATCCCATCGTGAGCTGGACGAGGACCTGTCTAGCGATTTCCAGCCGGTCATGGCGCATCGTCGCGAGCTCAAGCTTGCACCGGGCGAGATTGTTCCGATCGACGTCGAGTTCTATCCTCATTCCCGCATTTGGCATGCCGGTCAGCAGCTTCGTCTGCGTTTCGCCGGCCGCTACATCCGCGAAGGTTGGTTCGAGCCGTTCAGCTGGGAAACCGACAACGTGGGCGAAACCGTTGTCTACACTGGCGGCCAGTACGATTCCTATCTGCAGGTACCGGTCATTCCGCCGAAGTACCAGACCAAGGGTGGCTATGTGTATCGCTAG
- a CDS encoding acyl carrier protein produces MAKLADEVREVIYDATSKTLGVDRDTLTDDTEVIADLGAKSVNLIHIINALEDEFEYQVDFMPFRRQKKISDMIAYVVDLIED; encoded by the coding sequence ATGGCGAAGCTTGCCGATGAAGTCCGCGAGGTCATCTACGACGCCACGTCGAAAACCCTAGGCGTCGACCGTGACACCCTGACTGATGACACAGAGGTAATCGCTGATCTTGGCGCGAAATCAGTGAACCTCATTCACATCATCAACGCGCTGGAAGATGAGTTCGAATACCAAGTGGACTTCATGCCTTTCAGGCGGCAAAAAAAGATCTCCGACATGATCGCGTATGTCGTGGATTTAATCGAGGACTGA
- a CDS encoding TetR/AcrR family transcriptional regulator, with protein MINAIPGNDFDLSTIRKLLIIRAVEQLMDEVSFDDLTVKMICEKVEISRQTFYRHFQDKYDMAPWYWNLIANEYLAKTGCGLSWYEGNYYMLCTFKEHQNFFTYFYRTDSHEYGIFRKHSFRQRSSFLKETIVGVLGKDALTPDLEFQIEFFADAESREVERWTMRGMDTPPERMAELFEKCVPPELHEAIERAEKIVIAQNH; from the coding sequence ATGATCAACGCGATTCCTGGCAACGACTTTGACCTGTCTACCATTCGAAAGCTTCTTATCATCCGGGCTGTAGAGCAACTCATGGACGAGGTATCCTTCGACGACCTGACGGTCAAAATGATCTGCGAAAAAGTCGAGATTTCCCGACAGACGTTCTATCGGCATTTTCAAGACAAATACGATATGGCCCCTTGGTATTGGAACCTCATCGCCAACGAATATCTCGCGAAAACCGGATGCGGGCTGAGCTGGTACGAAGGCAACTACTATATGCTCTGCACCTTCAAGGAGCACCAGAACTTCTTCACGTATTTCTATCGTACCGATTCCCATGAATACGGCATTTTCCGTAAGCACAGCTTTCGCCAGAGGTCGAGCTTCCTGAAAGAAACCATCGTGGGCGTGCTGGGGAAAGACGCCCTCACGCCTGACCTCGAGTTTCAAATCGAGTTTTTCGCTGACGCCGAGTCTCGTGAAGTAGAGCGCTGGACCATGCGCGGCATGGACACGCCGCCCGAGCGTATGGCCGAGCTTTTTGAGAAGTGCGTACCTCCTGAGCTGCACGAAGCAATTGAACGCGCCGAGAAAATCGTAATCGCCCAAAACCATTAG
- a CDS encoding phosphate acyltransferase: MTASLMDQLKARACESPKTVVFPEGESPRIIEAAAQAAAEGFAFPVLVGNPQVIGDIAAHRGLSLDGVAIRPLPDETEAEALAAAYLEAGGMLSRKGILRRMKSPMYFGALLVASGQGDAMVAGLEHSTAEVVLASSTIIGFAEGISTPSSICLMECPGFAGPEGELLIFADPGVCEKPDVSALADIAISSARTAKALLNWEPRVAFLSFSTKGSVESEIIDLQLKALEEVRRREPDLKVDGELQFDAAIVPDVARKKVPEGSDVAGAANVLVFPDLNAGNICYKAAQRLTGGNAYGPFLQGFAKTVSDLSRGSSVDDILGVTVMAVLNSQS, from the coding sequence ATGACTGCATCGTTGATGGACCAGCTTAAAGCTCGCGCATGCGAAAGCCCGAAAACCGTTGTGTTCCCAGAAGGGGAATCGCCTCGCATCATCGAGGCCGCCGCACAGGCTGCCGCAGAGGGTTTCGCGTTCCCCGTTCTGGTTGGAAACCCTCAGGTCATCGGCGATATCGCTGCTCATCGCGGCCTTAGCCTCGACGGCGTAGCAATACGGCCCCTTCCAGACGAGACGGAAGCAGAGGCGCTTGCCGCCGCTTATCTCGAGGCGGGCGGAATGTTGTCGAGAAAGGGCATCCTTCGCCGCATGAAAAGCCCGATGTACTTCGGAGCGTTGCTTGTAGCAAGCGGACAGGGTGACGCCATGGTCGCAGGCCTGGAACACTCAACCGCAGAAGTTGTCTTGGCAAGTTCGACAATCATCGGATTCGCCGAGGGCATTTCGACGCCTTCGAGCATTTGCCTTATGGAATGCCCTGGCTTTGCCGGCCCCGAGGGCGAGCTGCTCATTTTCGCCGATCCCGGCGTTTGCGAGAAACCCGACGTGTCGGCATTGGCCGACATCGCGATCAGCAGCGCCCGCACCGCGAAGGCTCTCTTGAATTGGGAGCCGCGCGTGGCATTCCTGTCGTTCTCGACAAAGGGTAGCGTGGAGTCTGAAATCATCGACTTGCAGCTGAAAGCCCTAGAAGAGGTTCGCAGGCGCGAACCGGATTTGAAGGTCGATGGCGAGCTTCAGTTCGACGCTGCAATCGTACCTGACGTGGCGCGCAAAAAGGTTCCCGAAGGCTCGGATGTCGCAGGCGCCGCAAACGTCCTGGTGTTCCCGGATCTGAATGCGGGCAACATCTGCTACAAGGCAGCCCAGCGCCTGACTGGTGGAAACGCATATGGCCCGTTCCTCCAGGGTTTCGCGAAGACGGTGTCGGACCTTTCGCGCGGGTCGAGCGTGGACGACATTCTCGGCGTGACCGTCATGGCGGTGCTGAACAGCCAGTCATAA
- the tnpA gene encoding IS200/IS605 family transposase, which translates to MAHQHNSLSHTKWMCKYHIVFTPKYRRRITYNQYRKDVGEILRTLCSYKGVEIIEGHLMPDHVHMLVSIPPKMSVSSFMGYLKGKSSLVMFERHANLKYKFGNRKFWSEGYYVSTVGLNEETIAKYIRDQEAADQALDRLSVKEYEDPFAR; encoded by the coding sequence ATGGCGCACCAGCACAACAGCCTGTCGCACACGAAGTGGATGTGCAAGTACCACATCGTGTTCACGCCCAAGTATAGGCGAAGAATCACCTACAACCAATACCGGAAGGACGTCGGGGAGATACTGCGCACGCTGTGCTCCTACAAGGGCGTCGAGATCATCGAGGGGCACCTGATGCCCGACCACGTGCACATGCTGGTCAGCATCCCGCCCAAGATGAGCGTTTCGAGCTTTATGGGGTACCTGAAGGGGAAGAGCTCGCTCGTGATGTTCGAGCGGCACGCGAACCTCAAGTACAAGTTCGGCAACAGGAAGTTCTGGTCGGAGGGCTACTACGTGTCGACCGTCGGGCTGAACGAGGAGACGATCGCGAAGTACATACGGGACCAGGAGGCCGCCGACCAGGCGCTTGACAGGCTGAGCGTCAAGGAGTACGAGGACCCGTTCGCCAGGTAG
- a CDS encoding 4Fe-4S dicluster domain-containing protein, translated as MSATQYGMVIDLRSCTGCQTCVISCKTSNEVPGEGLWAHVENYYGGPLYMAAEVDGKVAMHFRPLLCNHCESPACVLNCPTGAMHKDEETGVVSVDQNICIGCSTCANTCPYGAPALNEDLMVMGKCNLCSGRVDEGKLPFCVQACPARVRYFGDISDPNSDVSKLIAENGAQQYLPENGTNPSVYYILPE; from the coding sequence ATGAGCGCTACACAATACGGCATGGTCATCGACCTTCGCAGCTGCACCGGGTGCCAGACCTGCGTTATCAGCTGCAAAACCTCGAACGAAGTGCCGGGCGAGGGCCTGTGGGCACATGTGGAGAACTATTACGGCGGGCCTCTGTACATGGCCGCCGAGGTTGACGGCAAGGTGGCCATGCATTTCCGCCCGCTGCTGTGCAACCACTGCGAGAGCCCGGCGTGCGTGCTGAACTGCCCCACGGGCGCCATGCACAAAGACGAGGAGACCGGCGTTGTTTCCGTGGACCAGAACATCTGCATCGGATGCAGCACGTGCGCCAACACCTGTCCGTACGGCGCGCCGGCATTGAACGAAGACCTCATGGTCATGGGCAAATGCAATCTGTGCTCGGGCCGCGTGGACGAGGGCAAGCTCCCGTTCTGCGTGCAGGCGTGCCCGGCGCGCGTCCGCTACTTCGGCGACATCTCCGACCCGAACAGCGATGTGTCGAAGCTGATTGCGGAAAACGGTGCGCAGCAGTACCTGCCCGAGAACGGCACGAACCCGTCGGTGTACTACATTCTGCCTGAATAA